TAGAAGTTGGATGTATGATCGAGACTCCTGCCGCTTCTCTTATAGCAGATATTCTTGCCAAGGAAGCAGACTTCTTCTCTATCGGTACCAACGACCTTACTCAGTACACCATGAGTGTTGACAGAGGAAATGCTGATGTAGCTTATCTATATTCTACATTCCAGCCATCAGTACTGCGCTCCATCAAGCACATCATTGAATGTGGCAGAAATGCCGGTATCCCTGTAGGCATGTGCGGAGAAGCTGCTGCAGATCCTCTTATGATACCTCTTCTCATCTCCTTTGGGCTTACAGAGTTCTCAGTAAACCCTGTACTGGTATTAACAGCCAGATGCATAATATCCAAATGGAGTAAAAAAGAGGCAGACGAACTTGCAGATAAGATCATGAGCCTTACTACTGAGGCTGAAATCGTAGCTGCACTTAAAGAAGCATCTAAAGAATAATTAAGGCATTGAAAAAGGGGCTGTCGCACTAATTTAGTGTGACAGCCTTTTTAACGCCCAGCCCCTCAGGCATCCGCACAGAAATGATTGTTTTCGTCTGCGGTGTGATTTTCTAAAACTCATTAAGCATCAAATGCCTCATTTCGACGTTGCTCAGAGAAATCGGCATTTGATGCTTTCTTCGTTTTGAAAATCATCATCCTCGTCCGAGAACTGCACATTTCCATGCAGATGTCTGAGGGGCTGGGCTGCTAGTAAATATCTTCACATAAAGCAAAAACCAGACTTCGAAAAGCCTGGTTTTTACTGTAAAATATGTTTATGCGACTAAACAAAATCTTACAAGGAGATTATACAGTTTCTTCCTTGTATCATCAAATCAAACTTCCGCTCGACATAGAAATTTCTATCCCATCCGATGATCCGGTGCGCCTGTTAAGTGCATTTGTGGAGGAAATGAATCTTTCTGATCTGTATAAAACTTATGACAGAATCAGAAAAGGCCAGGCTTCACCGCGTCAGATGCTTAAGATTGTTATCTATGCAGCAATGAACAGAATCTATTCAAGTCGTGATATTGAGTCCGCCTGCAAAAGAGACATCAATTTCATGTACCTTCTGGATGGAGCACCTGCTCCAGACCATTCCACAATAGCAAGATTTATATCAATGCATCTTTCACAATGCGCTAAGCAGATCATGGCACAGGTAGGGACCATACTGCTCGAACTGGGAGAAATATCAGGCGAAAACATCTTTATCGATGGAACAAAGATAGAGTCAGTAGCCAACAAGTATACCTTTGTATGGAAAAAAGCTGTGTCCAAAAACATGATAAAGCTCACTGAAAAGATATGTGTTTTCTGCGCCAGATGTGAAGAACTTTATGGAATAAAAGTAGTCTATAACGATCAGATATCATTACATACCCTTAAGCGTCTTAGAAAGAAACTGTACAAGCTCAAGGAGGATGAAGGTATTGAATTCGTTCATGGAATTGGCAAAAGGAAAACTCAGTTGCAACGTTCGTTGGAAGCTCTTGAAGAATACATAGAAAAACTCAAAGAATACAACCATAAGCTTTATGTATGCGGCACCAGAAATAGTTATTCAAAGACTGATACCGACGCAACATTCATGAGAATGAAGGAAGATGCCATGCTCAATGGCCAGCTTAAGCCAGCATACAATCTGCAGCATGGCGTGGATTCAGAGTATGTCACATGGCTGGATGTCTTTCCGGCTCCAACAGATACCATTACATTGATACCATTTCTGAAAGACATGGAGTCACATCTTACATTCAAGTATAAAAACATCGTTGCTGATGCAGGATACGAAAGCGAAGAAAA
The sequence above is a segment of the Butyrivibrio proteoclasticus B316 genome. Coding sequences within it:
- a CDS encoding IS1182 family transposase, yielding MRLNKILQGDYTVSSLYHQIKLPLDIEISIPSDDPVRLLSAFVEEMNLSDLYKTYDRIRKGQASPRQMLKIVIYAAMNRIYSSRDIESACKRDINFMYLLDGAPAPDHSTIARFISMHLSQCAKQIMAQVGTILLELGEISGENIFIDGTKIESVANKYTFVWKKAVSKNMIKLTEKICVFCARCEELYGIKVVYNDQISLHTLKRLRKKLYKLKEDEGIEFVHGIGKRKTQLQRSLEALEEYIEKLKEYNHKLYVCGTRNSYSKTDTDATFMRMKEDAMLNGQLKPAYNLQHGVDSEYVTWLDVFPAPTDTITLIPFLKDMESHLTFKYKNIVADAGYESEENYIFIESNEQAAYIKPQNYELSKTRKFRNDISRRENMDYDPESDCYTCRNGQQLPAVSKRTQKSATGYQREVTIYECSSCNNCPYKKDCIKGNNCKTALEDRNKKLSVSRKMEEKRAECLERITSDYGTQLRMNRSIQAEGSFANVKEDMNFRRYLYRGKENVLTQSILLAIGYDINKLHHKIAAERTGTHLFELKKVS